Proteins found in one Ovis canadensis isolate MfBH-ARS-UI-01 breed Bighorn chromosome 20, ARS-UI_OviCan_v2, whole genome shotgun sequence genomic segment:
- the LOC138425235 gene encoding SLA class II histocompatibility antigen, DQ haplotype D alpha chain-like: MILNRALILGALALTAMMSPSGSEDIVADHIAAYGINVYHSYGPSGYYTHEFDGDEEFYVDLEKRETVWRLPVFSQFRRFDPQGALRNIAVGKQSLEILIQRSNSTAATNKVPEVTVFSKSPMMLGQPNTLICHVDNIFPPVISITWLRNGHSVVEGVSETSFLSKDDHSFSKISYLTFLPSDDDVYDCKVEHWGLDKPLLKHWEPEIPAPMSELTETVVCALGLTVGLVGIVVGTVLIIRGLRSGGPSRHQGPL; the protein is encoded by the exons ATGATCCTGAACAGAGCCCTGATTCTGGGGGCCCTCGCCCTGACCGCCATGATGAGTCCCTCTGGGAGTGAAGACATTGTGG CTGACCACATTGCCGCCTATGGCATAAATGTCTACCACTCATATGGTCCCTCTGGCTACTATACCCATGAATTTGATGGAGATGAAGAGTTCTACGTGGACCTGGAAAAGAGGGAGACTGTCTGGCGTCTGCCTGTGTTTAGTCAATTTAGAAGGTTTGATCCTCAGGGTGCACTGAGAAACATCGCTGTGGGGAAACAGTCTTTGGAGATCTTGATTCAAAGGTCCAACTCTACTGCTGCTACCAACA AGGTTCCTGAGGTGACTGTGTTTTCCAAGTCTCCCATGATGTTGGGTCAGCCCAACACCCTCATCTGTCACGTGGACAACATCTTTCCTCCTGTGATCAGCATCACATGGCTGAGGAATGGACACTCGGTTGTAGAGGGTGTTTCTGAGACCAGCTTCCTCTCCAAGGATGATCATTCCTTCTCCAAGATCAGTTACCTCACCTTCCTCCCTTCTGATGATGATGTTTATGACTGCAAAGTGGAGCACTGGGGCCTGGATAAGCCGCTGCTAAAACACTGGG agcCTGAGATTCCAGCCCCTATGTCAGAGCTGACAGAGACTGTGGTCTGTGCCCTGGGGTTGACTGTGGGCCTCGTGGGCATTGTGGTGGGCACCGTCCTCATCATCCGAGGTCTGCGCTCTGGTGGCCCCTCCAGACACCAGGGGCCGTTGTGA